The window GGTGGAGTCAAAATTCGTATAAAATCTAAGTTGATGTATAAATCTTGGTTTATAATGTTTTCTGGCAAACATAATACAACTTAACTATTTGATAACATATTTTACATGCTGAGGATCAATGACCTCGAATGTAACAACGAAATGAGTTTTCCATTCAAAAGTATGTGGACAAATATTAAATggtgaattatatatatagagaaaaatCAAGTGTAGCATACTAACATCTATAACGTCAAGTGTAACAACGGTTCagaaaaaatcacaaaaaaaaaacgtttctCACTGCACTACTCGAATGATCTCTATCACTGATGAATATGTCAATACTTTTGAACTAAGTTAACGTTATTTTATTTCACATTAACAATCATTAGGCAAATGCTAGATCTgcatttatttgtttatatgttTGTTTGGACGTGTATGTCTTACAAAGTTGCTGAAACCAACAGAAGCAAGtaaacaaatataaacaaaacGATGATAATGATAGCAataatatatacacatatgCATACCTTCAATACATACAGATTGATGATCCACGAATCCATTTGTAATATAGATGTATTCTTGAGTTTGATGTTTCAAGGTTTTTGTTCCTTTCGATATATATTCAACGTATGATGATCGCTGAGAGATTATGTTGTCTTCTTCTCCACGGCGCTTTGCCCTAACCGGAGTTCAAGATCCAAATTTTCATTCTCAAGATGATGACTCGAACTCGAACCATCTATGCTGCAAACCTCCGTGACTTTTCCATCATCATTAATATCAAGCTTGTTTTCTTGAACCCAAAACCCTAGTTTCTGACCAGGGATTATATCTTTCTCCACACCTTGAtcttgatcatcatcatcacatgCCAAATCGTCTTCTTGTTGTTTTTCATTAAGGTCTAGAGAGACAACTCCTGATGAATCACTCTCGGCGACAACATCGTCCTTATTATCTTCCATTAGCTTATGTCTGAGGTTAGCTCTGTCTCTTCTGTGGATGTTCATATGCCCTCCTAGTGCTTGAGCATTCGAGAAGCCCCTTACGCAGAAACTGCATGTGTAAGATCTTGACAGAGAGTTATCGACGCTTTGACGAGTGTTTCTCGATATGTGTTCGGAATGATCATCCGAGTTTTTAGGGTTTCTGATGTTTTCCAtataatattttggatttttcCGTAGGATAAAGAGAACTATGAAACAATTGTGAAATTTAGCattaagagaaagaaagaacaaaCGAGAAGGAGAAGAATGAGTTTGATCTCGGAAATGAAATGGTCAACTACTCGAACTTCTTCTTTGTATGTTTAATTGGCAGAATAGTTTATTAAGTAACACTCTAATCAAAATCTACCGTTCCAGTTTTTTTTATGTCAAAAAACGAAAACAAATGGTTCTATGTCGTTACATGAGTAATTTATTCTTTGATATAATATTATTTCGCATATAAATTCATGGGGTAGTAATAATATTGAAACACTTATGACTAATACATAATCGCAACTATAATAATACTCCGAAAATAAAATGTTCAAATCTAACAATCGAAACGGACGTACATCATTTCCCAATAtgatttcatttaaaatatactcCGGAATTGGATACGTAAATCAGTATATTTAACTACGtatacttttttctttttttttttgcaaaataatTAACGTATACTTTGTTTCTAAGATGTGATCGACGTTGTATCTGGTCGCTAAAGGTTCACCCTAAGTTTTGTTCTACATTAAACCACTAATTTTAATCTGACGAAAGCttgatttattgtttttttttggttgctaACAATTGTTGTACTTCTATATATACTCTGttagttttataaacaaaataattaacaGATACGCAGTTGACAAAGCATGGTCCAACCAAGCATTTTGGAGTTTTCTTTTTTGTCCTTGCACAATTAGTAGTTTAATACTTTTGACACAAAAAATATTCCttccattttttaatataagtcgttttagaaaaaaaaattatgtttcaaattatatgatgttttcggttttctatgtaaaatttattaacatttaatgttatatgaccaatgataatttacattctattttattattggttgatttgtggttaggtaaataattaatgatgttttcgtttagaaaatataaaaaattaatgatttcttaatctatgtgcacagttttaaaacgacttatattaaaaaacggaaggagtagtagtttattatatatttagcatTACTTTAACTTGTGCTTTCCTGAAATAACCAACAAATATTCCAGTATTTGACATCATCAGTGAATTAATATACTCCAtttgtttcatattaaatatcGTTTTAGGCTTGTGCATACGGATTAaggaaataattaattttgcaagttttctatataaaaacacaattaactatacacctaaccatatttcaaccaatagaaaaaaaaataacataataaaattaataaattttgcattgaaaccgaaaacgacacttattttgtaacgcaattttttttctaaaacgacacttaatatgaaacagagagagtacAAACTAAATTTCACTAATTCAAAAAAACAGAAAGTCGTGTTATGACAAATTAATCAGACAAATCTAGTTAACTGTAATCAATTAACCGTTGCCATCGAGTATATGTGGAATGAATCATTAATATAACTTTTCTTAactaaaaaacttattattaaCCACAGGATGATGGGCTAGTGGTGGCAGTTTCCCCGTCAATACGGACCCGGCTTCGAAACCCCATGTGGCCACCCGGGCCCTCCCTGCTAATTCCTGGAGTGGAAATTACGTGGCTGTTGCGGGCCTCATGGGATTAGTCGGTTGACCTCGGTCACCGGATTCCCGCggatatcaaaaaaaaaaacttattatttgAAACAATTCATCCTTTTATTATGTgctagtaataaaaaaaaattaagctaaACTTAGTATAACCTTCTGAGATTGCTTTTCCAGAGTAACATTATGATATATGCAAGTTTTATTCTTTGATCAAAAGAAAAATGCAAGTTTTATTCGTGTTAATTTCAAATtgagatataatatatatatatcgcgTCTGCCCATTAAACGCGCCGATGTGTTACCAACTACCAATTGAAAGTTGATCAGTCCGACTTGTTTCTAAGTTCATTAATATGTGCTTTAATTTGTAAGGTACTccatttttttgaacaacaaacTCATTCAATATAGAAAGGGTTTTACTACATAGCAGGAGAGTCATTAAGAAGAGCAGATTTCGACAGAAAATCAGCTTGACGATTATGCTCTTGAGAAACATGAGAAAAGCAAATAAAATCGAAACAAGAAGATATGAACTCAATGTCCATGAGAATTCCATAAAGATTCATGGGATATGTCTTCCAGTTGATGGCTCTAACAAGCTCTTGAGAGTCGGATCGAATCCAGACATTGTGAAACTGATGGTGCTTGGCCGAAAGAGTCGGATCATAAGGTATTCcatttatgatttaaaaataactcTGTATCCAAAtccattaaaaaaatcatataccaaaaagaaagagaaagtatCTGAACGGGTATATCCAATATCCTGATCATGTCAAGAATAAATATAGGGTTTGGCTGTCTTCAAATTTCATATTAGTAGTAGCTGCTGACATCTTTTGTACCAAATGTAATAGTAGTAGATATATTAATACTACAAAACTTTGGAGTATTAGAATATATGAACGTATCATACATTTGTAAAGATatattttgaaggaaaaaaacataacatattTTATACGTGAAGCTCCCAAATATTCACATTcgtaaacattaaaatattaggGCAATGACTCAGCTTCCAATATTTTTCATTGTTCTTTCCTTTTCCGGCTTTATAGTATATGGGTGATGGATCCTCTTGTTCGTCAAATTGTTTAAGTTATATTCGTAAATTGTTAATAGACAAAACACAAAAGATCGGTAGTAATAATACATTCATATGCACGTAGGTACACATTAGATTAGACATAATGCATATGAATGTAATACGTCTTGTATCTTTggagaaaaaaaactaacctcTCAGTCATCGTGTACATGTAACCGTGTACGTATAGTAAGGAAGAGGTAATCCGCATCCCGAGGACTAAAAGCTATTCTAAAACACATAGTTATATGCGTCGGCATGTTATGCGTATAATCAAGCTTTAAACCTCAGGATGCAGATTACCCGGTCCTCACCAATACTTGTCATCTGGAGATGCATACCCGCAGCATCCTTCATTGCTTTTGCTTCTATCTTGTAAGATCTCCTTTATGAGTTCTTATGGTTTGCTCTTatggtttttgttttagttgTTGATAATTTAATAGGGAAATGTGAGAATTTATAAGCCTTCTGAGGCTAAATAGTAACGAGAAGATGCTGATTCGAAAGGTTTAATGCTTTGAGAACATATGCTCtagtagaaaataaaaatcttttgtTCGTGTTTTATCG of the Brassica rapa cultivar Chiifu-401-42 chromosome A03, CAAS_Brap_v3.01, whole genome shotgun sequence genome contains:
- the LOC103859304 gene encoding transcriptional regulator TAC1; amino-acid sequence: MENIRNPKNSDDHSEHISRNTRQSVDNSLSRSYTCSFCVRGFSNAQALGGHMNIHRRDRANLRHKLMEDNKDDVVAESDSSGVVSLDLNEKQQEDDLACDDDDQDQGVEKDIIPGQKLGFWVQENKLDINDDGKVTEVCSIDGSSSSHHLENENLDLELRLGQSAVEKKTT